Genomic window (Nilaparvata lugens isolate BPH chromosome 7, ASM1435652v1, whole genome shotgun sequence):
ACTGGAGCTTCTGTTAGAGTCTGATGATTGAAATAATCAGTATATTGCAGCAACTTACTTAGTTCAAGAGCTATTGAGtactaaaataaattatcatatagaCTACTATAAACTATAGTATGTTCCTAATCAAATCCTGTCATTTCTGTCATATATAAACTGCACTCCTTTTTCATGAATGTCATATTACAGGACATTTTGTCAATAGTTTTCTTCGTGAAAATCATTCACTGTGACTAACTCTCCGCTGAAACGTTAATACTAGAATAACCATAATGGAAATGGTAAAGTATAATATGACAAATGGTCGAAAGATAATCCCCACAATGAACATGTTCTATCTGTCTTTGATAGAAGCTGAGTCTCATTCGATGAGCTCAGTCTATGAAACATAAATCTGAAAACAATACTCGATACAGAGAAGAGATTGGAGACTAGTTTTCTACTCGGATTGATAAATATTACTATCAGAACACTCATTTTCTCCAACGAACGAAACATCCTTTGTCTTCTACATAGAGACTACGGTGTAAACGTTTCAATTAGTTCTCTGTTGAGCCTCGGAAATCACATACGTTTTTCTTAGACAAGTTTTGTTTCTGATTCAAATTCTACAAAACTCAATGTTGTTATTGGAACTCAACTTGATCTTTTGATACGGTACTTTCAAACTCTATAAAATATAGGTAAGTGGAGTGCTTCACAAAAACTATGAAtagttttcaagtcttgaaaattttccaaaaattagtAAATTATGCTGCCAGAGTATTAGAGCCATTCCAACTGCGATAGGTACCTAAATTGTGAATATTTCCCTGATTGtgaatgaaaatttttcaatctaGTTTTCTTCTCTGTTCTTCAACATTTCTAGAATAATCTATTTTTCCTTCCAATGTGGAATAATGTTAATTGaagagattattattattataatgctgCTATTCATTGTATATTAATAGCCCAGTGCCATTATCAGCTGTTGGTTTTGTATAGGCTATATTCATTCTTCTCAAGGAGCTGATATTAACTGATCAGTATGGTAAATGTGTAAAACTATGTAGGATCtgtataatcaatcagtgaGTTTAGTTAGCAGTAGTTATAAATGAAGATTACACTTCAAATCAGAAAATTAGATTCCGGTTTGCTGAAGACTCAGACTCGAGGAGATTCATATTTTTGGCATCGAATTCATTCACAGTCACAATTTCTATGCACTCTATTGATAGAGTAGACTGTGCATCATCATCGTAGAATATGATTTTATCCTACAGCAAAGTTACAGTATTCcttctttattatttgatatcgatcatttggaagaatattgATTGGAACAGTCTGTAATATACAGTAGTAATAAAGTACATAGGCCTGATTTTTAAAGTATTCTTCTTCAGGTCCATTCTGTATCATTgctacaaaaaatattgttacgGTACTTATAGCTGTTATACAGAAAACCTTTCTGAAAAACAGCATATCGAAAGTCAGAATCAAACaatctttttcaatttgaactatttataaaccaatttatcattttcaaatcaatattctCATAAATTAGGGCCTATTAGGCCTACACTGTACTGTAACCTATTTATCGTCTTATAGCGCCGAAAGCGACAACGTCGGTCTAGGCTCTGTAATCTCAAATTGGACATTTCATGCTACCTACCATCttaactttaaatttacaataaattccaCCATGATGTAATTACCAATTCTTCCAATTGTTATTACCGAATAAGGTTAACTTACAGTTCTAtttttaatcatagaaatgaaagTTGGCAATAATGACTTTGAAAAaacttttgtttgaaaattataaatatttcggTCGATTGTATAAAAACTAGGATCTAGTGACTAGCAACAAGGTTCTAGCTATACAAATAAGATGATACAGCTTTCTCAAATCCTAGTATTTGCTTGAAAATGGATTAGCGACTgctacattttattcaattgatctaatataataatttattagataaactaattattcatctctttagtaggcctactcttatatataattatttagtgtTTTCACTCTCTCATGAAGTATTGTCAGTAATAGCCAACTTTATCAAGTAGCCTGATTATCATTCTCTCAATAGATATTATGCCTATAAGTAATTACCATTCTTGAACTTTTATTTCTCCCTATACTACCGTATGTGAAAGTTCAACTTGGTAGGCCTGTAATATGTAATCTTTACACACTATCAAAATACTCCATCTTTGAGGTCGCTCAAGTTCGTATTGGCTTGGTGTCATACCCCATCTTACATATTCATTCACTTTCTTGGTAAAAAGGCTACTTGTAGcttatttacataaaaattggAAACCAGAGTAACCTTCTTTCAACTTAATTTCACAATctttattcaatcaacttgCAAACAACTCAAAAGTCTTCTCCAATATGACgatgatcattattattctattatttcgaTGATATTCTCATGATTTGCCTCTATTTGGTTGCAGTTTCTTGTTGAGGACACCGAATGCAAGAAACGACATCATGACTCCGGCTGCCAGCAATCGTGCTACGATGACGAAGAGTGGTCGTCATGCAACTCATGCCAGGGCCACGGTGGCGAGAGGTCCTCAAAAAAGGAGTTCAAAATGCCCAAATTCAAGATGCCAAAATTCAAGAAATCGAAAAAGTCAAAGAAGCACAACGATGACGACGACGAGGAGTGTGGGTACAACATGTGCCCACAATATTGTCCACGCCCCTGCCCACAATTCTACCCACAGCCACAACCATTCTGTGCACCAGCACGGTACTTGCAGCAACCGTGGTGTCCATGTCCACCACAGCGGATGGACTGTAACCCATGTTTCAGACCACCAATACTGCCGCACCCACAACCACCACCATGCCCACGCTTGCCCTGTCCACAGGCATGCCCACCACCTTGCCCACCCCCACAGCCCTGTTCACATCCGACCCCAAACTGCCAACCGCCCTGCTTTGAATCAACCCTGAAAAGCAGCTGCGATCCTCAGGCATCGGTACAGAAAATCATCGTAGAAAAAGGACCAGCAATCATTCAGAACATCATCTTCGACAAGGAGTTCTGCGAGAAATACTTTGAGACCTACGGTTGTTACCCGGCTATTGATGGGTTGCCTTTCCAACTGCCCACGCAACACGTTACCCTCGGCAATAACTGTGATGAAGACTGTTCGACTTGTGTGAACACGTTACCTTGTCCTCAGAACAATATTTGTGGACCTCCTCCATGTCAAAACGTTTGTGGCAGAAACCCAATTCCACTGCCTTCCCCAAtttcttttaataaatattatccgTCGCCATGTCCTTGCTAGGCATCAGTAacattatgaaatgaaaattgagTACCTAATACTTAGATATGGATTCACAATATAATCAGCTTTAGATTAAGCCATGACTGTGATAAATAGCCTATGTTTCATTTTGCATGCCAATGAAAATAACTGTATCATGAAAAGTATTGCAACTTCGAATATATGATGTAGCTTTCAATAGACATTAGTAATAAGTGAAAATCCACTGATACAAATAGTCTAGACTGGAAATGAATAGACTATCAggtgaaaaaaatataaacttcAATAGGCAGAATACGATAGAAGTTATGCTACTATGGACTGAACACACTTTATACACTGCAACACATGAAATGTATCTAGAATATGTTATTTTGATGGtcattgttgatcaaaatcttcCTTGAATAAGAGCattgaaatatttgtaaaaaacaATGAATGAAGCAGATAGATGTGAATAAACGTTCTACTATACCCACCATTTTGGATGTACATAACGGGcaatataattataatcgaTGAAGAAGGTACAAGTGACTTAATACGATTATGCACTATAGAAAGTTTATCTATCATTAATCACATAAATTTACGCAAAGATTTACAAATGCTTATCAAATGAAAACTACTTTAAATTTGTCAAAGACGCActaatatttgttatttaaataagttgaaatactagtttcggttgtcgTTACACTATTtctattatcaatctctagtaaactctAATGCTGTACTCAGACTACCGCAGCCCAAATCATACGACTCCAGTCGCTAGTACCAGTATTTTGGACCTTTTGAATTTttcagtttgaagtgaaatagCGTGAATATAAACGTGAACACCTTGAAATTTGTTTAAAATGTAGTAAAATTTCTTTATTTCATGTAATTAGAAGAAAATCTGTTATTACACAATTTCAAATAAGTCAAGTTGAAA
Coding sequences:
- the LOC111055531 gene encoding keratin-associated protein 16-1; translated protein: MRSLVTVIKQLLVIACVLQFLVEDTECKKRHHDSGCQQSCYDDEEWSSCNSCQGHGGERSSKKEFKMPKFKMPKFKKSKKSKKHNDDDDEECGYNMCPQYCPRPCPQFYPQPQPFCAPARYLQQPWCPCPPQRMDCNPCFRPPILPHPQPPPCPRLPCPQACPPPCPPPQPCSHPTPNCQPPCFESTLKSSCDPQASVQKIIVEKGPAIIQNIIFDKEFCEKYFETYGCYPAIDGLPFQLPTQHVTLGNNCDEDCSTCVNTLPCPQNNICGPPPCQNVCGRNPIPLPSPISFNKYYPSPCPC